A portion of the Apus apus isolate bApuApu2 chromosome 3, bApuApu2.pri.cur, whole genome shotgun sequence genome contains these proteins:
- the MTLN gene encoding mitoregulin has translation MVLEALRPRAVRWALLLAFGAGVLVGWQGGRARRRFLRWRQRWLQSRLEAAQKQLEAA, from the coding sequence ATGGTGCTGGAGGCTCTGCGGCCGCGGGCCGTGCGCTGGGCGCTGCTGCTCGCCTTCGGGGCCGGCGTGCTGGTGGGCTGGCAGGGGGGACGCGCCCGGCGCCGCTTCCTGCGCTGGCGCCAGCGCTGGCTGCAGAGCCGGCTGGAAGCCGcccagaagcagctggaggcGGCCTGA